The Astatotilapia calliptera chromosome 17, fAstCal1.2, whole genome shotgun sequence genome has a segment encoding these proteins:
- the cdpf1 gene encoding cysteine-rich DPF motif domain-containing protein 1 — MEEKAASDNPQKTFTCQLCSLTSPFTYYGQKPPNTRAIVLLEECFITKDPFSPDREKFLVLGSICSLCGTCVCVGSDCSLFYTKRFCVPCVNKHLDQFPHQIQVELAKKKQSAKAAVS, encoded by the exons ATGGAGGAAAAGGCTGCTAGTGATAACCCTCAAAAAACATTTACGTGCCAGTTGTGCAGTTTAACTAGCCCCTTTACTTACTACGGACAGAAACCGCCTAACACCAGAGCTATCGT GCTGCTTGAGGAGTGTTTTATCACCAAGGACCCCTTCAGTCCGGACAGGGAGAAGTTTCTAGTTTTGGGGTCCATTTGCAGCCTTTGTGGCACTTGTGTCTGTGTTGGATCG GACTGCAGCCTTTTCTACACCAAGAGGTTCTGCGTGCCATGTGTGAACAAGCACTTGGACCAGTTTCCCCATCAAATTCAGGTCGAGCTGGCTAAGAAGAAGCAGAGTGCAAAGGCTGCAGTGTCATGA
- the LOC113009452 gene encoding cyclin-dependent kinase inhibitor 1B-like, translating to MCNKMSDVRLSNASPVERVDARQQDNVRTSVRRNLFGRPNPEEIRRDAENSAREEVQRFRETYDFDLVEDRPLAPRSYDWVQDDDAPEFYSRQPHSRPRGSPGDSDRLDNDGGDRPSGLQPGKNGSKKRSAEDADSCSTECLTKRSRSRDGGDDDDKSDGAGSQTIRAAEERPGRLEV from the exons ATGTGCAACAAAATGTCAGATGTTCGCCTTTCTAACGCGAGCCCGGTGGAGAGGGTGGATGCTCGGCAGCAGGACAACGTCAGAACTTCGGTTCGCAGAAATCTTTTCGGTAGACCGAACCCAGAAGAGATCCGCAGGGATGCGGAGAATTCGGCGCGAGAGGAGGTGCAGCGTTTCAGGGAGACTTACGATTTCGATCTGGTGGAAGACAGGCCGCTCGCTCCGCGCAGTTACGACTGGGTGCAAGACGACGACGCACCGGAATTTTATAGCAGGCAGCCTCACAGCAGACCGAGAGGCTCTCCCGGAGACAGCGACCGGCTGGATAACGACGGCGGTGACAGGCCGTCGGGTCTCCAACCAGGCAAAAACGGTTCGAAGAAAAGGAGTGCAGAAGATGCAG ACTCTTGCTCCACCGAGTGTTTGACTAAAAGGTCGCGTAGTAGAGATGGTGGCGACGACGATGACAAGTCGGACGGTGCAGGAAGTCAGACGATAAGAGCCGCGGAGGAGAGACCCGGCAGACTCGAGGTCTGA
- the pparaa gene encoding peroxisome proliferator-activated receptor alpha a isoform X1 has protein sequence MAGDHYSPPSPLGDSLLGSPLCGDLMEDLRDISQSIGDDALGFDFPEYQSTGSGSNSSVALETLTPASSPSSGVCGAAAGQDESGSTLNLECRVCSDKASGFHYGVHACEGCKGFFRRTIRLKLEYDKCERNCKIQKKNRNKCQYCRFHKCLSVGMSHNAIRFGRMPQAEKLKLKEESKMVEKDVESPLMSDHKFLVRQIHDAYMKNFNMNKAKARLILTGKTSKPQPLIIHDMETFQLAERTLAVHMTNSNYPESDSVLGQVSPAVSCGELRQREAEARLFHCCQSTSVETVTELTEFAKAMPGFQSLDLNDQVTLLKYGVYEALFTLLASCMNKDGLLVARGGGFITREFLKSLRRPFSDMMEPKFQFATRFNSLELDDSDLALFVAAIICCGDRPGLVDVPVVEQLQESIVQALRLHLLANHPDDTFLFPRLLQKLADLRELVTEHAQLVQEIKTTEDTSLHPLLQEIYRDMY, from the exons ATGGCAGGGGATCACTACAGCCCCCCATCCCCACTGGGGGATTCCCTCCTGGGAAGTCCACTATGTGGAGACCTGATGGAGGATCTTCGTGATATCTCCCAGTCTATAGGAGATGATGCTCTGGGGTTTGATTTTCCAGAGTACCAGAGCACTGGTTCGGGGTCCAACAGCTCTGTCGCACTGG AGACCTTGACCCCAGCCTCGAGTCCATCATCAGGAGTGTGCGGAGCAGCGGCTGGCCAAGATGAGAGCGGCAGCACCCTCAACCTCGAGTGCCGGGTGTGCTCTGACAAAGCTTCGGGCTTCCACTACGGGGTGCACGCATGCGAAGGCTGCAAG GGTTTCTTTAGGAGGACCATCAGGCTGAAGCTGGAGTATGATAAGTGTGAGCGGAACTGCAAAATCCAAAAGAAGAACCGAAACAAGTGCCAGTACTGCAGATTCCACAAGTGCCTCTCTGTGGGCATGTCCCACAACG CCATCCGGTTTGGTCGTATGCCCCAGGCAGAAAAACTGAAGCTGAAGGAGGAAAGCAAGATGGTTGAGAAAGATGTGGAAAGTCCCTTAATGTCTGACCACAAGTTTCTGGTCAGGCAGATCCATGATGCCTACATGAAGAACTTCAACATGAACAAGGCAAAAGCACGGCTCATACTCACTGGAAAAACTAGCAAGCCG CAGCCTCTCATCATCCACGACATGGAGACGTTCCAGCTGGCGGAGAGAACGTTAGCGGTCCATATGACAAACAGCAACTATCCGGAGTCTGACAGCGTCCTCGGACAAGTGAGTCCGGCTGTGTCGTGCGGGGAGCTTCGGCAGAGGGAGGCCGAAGCCAGGCTCTTCCACTGCTGCCAGAGCACCTCAGTGGAGACTGTCACAGAGCTAACGGAATTTGCCAAGGCTATGCCGGGTTTCCAGAGTCTGGATTTGAATGATCAG gtgactcTCTTGAAGTACGGTGTTTACGAAGCCCTCTTCACACTCTTGGCCTCGTGCATGAACAAGGACGGCCTCCTGGTGGCCCGTGGTGGAGGCTTTATCACCCGTGAGTTCCTCAAGAGTCTCCGCCGACCATTCAGTGACATGATGGAGCCCAAATTCCAGTTTGCCACACGCTTCAACTCTCTGGAGCTGGACGACAGCGACCTAGCTCTTTTTGTGGCTGCTATTATCTGCTGTGGAG ATCGTCCAGGCCTGGTAGACGTACCTGTAGTAGAGCAGTTGCAGGAAAGCATTGTTCAGGCGCTGCGGCTCCACCTGCTGGCCAATCACCCAGATGACACCTTCCTTTTCCCCAGGCTGCTGCAGAAGTTGGCTGACCTCCGGGAGCTGGtcactgagcatgctcagctGGTGCAAGAAATCAAGACGACAGAGGATACTTCCCTGCACCCGCTGCTGCAAGAAATATACAGAGACATGTACTGA
- the pparaa gene encoding peroxisome proliferator-activated receptor alpha a isoform X3, which produces MMLWGLIFQSTRALVRGPTALSHWCYPNFNPSVPLVYRETETLTPASSPSSGVCGAAAGQDESGSTLNLECRVCSDKASGFHYGVHACEGCKGFFRRTIRLKLEYDKCERNCKIQKKNRNKCQYCRFHKCLSVGMSHNAIRFGRMPQAEKLKLKEESKMVEKDVESPLMSDHKFLVRQIHDAYMKNFNMNKAKARLILTGKTSKPQPLIIHDMETFQLAERTLAVHMTNSNYPESDSVLGQVSPAVSCGELRQREAEARLFHCCQSTSVETVTELTEFAKAMPGFQSLDLNDQVTLLKYGVYEALFTLLASCMNKDGLLVARGGGFITREFLKSLRRPFSDMMEPKFQFATRFNSLELDDSDLALFVAAIICCGDRPGLVDVPVVEQLQESIVQALRLHLLANHPDDTFLFPRLLQKLADLRELVTEHAQLVQEIKTTEDTSLHPLLQEIYRDMY; this is translated from the exons ATGATGCTCTGGGGTTTGATTTTCCAGAGTACCAGAGCACTGGTTCGGGGTCCAACAGCTCTGTCGCACTGG TGCTACCCCAACTTCAACCCATCGGTGCCACTggtgtacagagagacag AGACCTTGACCCCAGCCTCGAGTCCATCATCAGGAGTGTGCGGAGCAGCGGCTGGCCAAGATGAGAGCGGCAGCACCCTCAACCTCGAGTGCCGGGTGTGCTCTGACAAAGCTTCGGGCTTCCACTACGGGGTGCACGCATGCGAAGGCTGCAAG GGTTTCTTTAGGAGGACCATCAGGCTGAAGCTGGAGTATGATAAGTGTGAGCGGAACTGCAAAATCCAAAAGAAGAACCGAAACAAGTGCCAGTACTGCAGATTCCACAAGTGCCTCTCTGTGGGCATGTCCCACAACG CCATCCGGTTTGGTCGTATGCCCCAGGCAGAAAAACTGAAGCTGAAGGAGGAAAGCAAGATGGTTGAGAAAGATGTGGAAAGTCCCTTAATGTCTGACCACAAGTTTCTGGTCAGGCAGATCCATGATGCCTACATGAAGAACTTCAACATGAACAAGGCAAAAGCACGGCTCATACTCACTGGAAAAACTAGCAAGCCG CAGCCTCTCATCATCCACGACATGGAGACGTTCCAGCTGGCGGAGAGAACGTTAGCGGTCCATATGACAAACAGCAACTATCCGGAGTCTGACAGCGTCCTCGGACAAGTGAGTCCGGCTGTGTCGTGCGGGGAGCTTCGGCAGAGGGAGGCCGAAGCCAGGCTCTTCCACTGCTGCCAGAGCACCTCAGTGGAGACTGTCACAGAGCTAACGGAATTTGCCAAGGCTATGCCGGGTTTCCAGAGTCTGGATTTGAATGATCAG gtgactcTCTTGAAGTACGGTGTTTACGAAGCCCTCTTCACACTCTTGGCCTCGTGCATGAACAAGGACGGCCTCCTGGTGGCCCGTGGTGGAGGCTTTATCACCCGTGAGTTCCTCAAGAGTCTCCGCCGACCATTCAGTGACATGATGGAGCCCAAATTCCAGTTTGCCACACGCTTCAACTCTCTGGAGCTGGACGACAGCGACCTAGCTCTTTTTGTGGCTGCTATTATCTGCTGTGGAG ATCGTCCAGGCCTGGTAGACGTACCTGTAGTAGAGCAGTTGCAGGAAAGCATTGTTCAGGCGCTGCGGCTCCACCTGCTGGCCAATCACCCAGATGACACCTTCCTTTTCCCCAGGCTGCTGCAGAAGTTGGCTGACCTCCGGGAGCTGGtcactgagcatgctcagctGGTGCAAGAAATCAAGACGACAGAGGATACTTCCCTGCACCCGCTGCTGCAAGAAATATACAGAGACATGTACTGA
- the pparaa gene encoding peroxisome proliferator-activated receptor alpha a isoform X2: MAGDHYSPPSPLGDSLLGSPLCGDLMEDLRDISQSIGDDALGFDFPEYQSTGSGSNSSVALETLTPASSPSSGVCGAAAGQDESGSTLNLECRVCSDKASGFHYGVHACEGCKGFFRRTIRLKLEYDKCERNCKIQKKNRNKCQYCRFHKCLSVGMSHNAIRFGRMPQAEKLKLKEESKMVEKDVESPLMSDHKFLVRQIHDAYMKNFNMNKAKARLILTGKTSKPPLIIHDMETFQLAERTLAVHMTNSNYPESDSVLGQVSPAVSCGELRQREAEARLFHCCQSTSVETVTELTEFAKAMPGFQSLDLNDQVTLLKYGVYEALFTLLASCMNKDGLLVARGGGFITREFLKSLRRPFSDMMEPKFQFATRFNSLELDDSDLALFVAAIICCGDRPGLVDVPVVEQLQESIVQALRLHLLANHPDDTFLFPRLLQKLADLRELVTEHAQLVQEIKTTEDTSLHPLLQEIYRDMY; encoded by the exons ATGGCAGGGGATCACTACAGCCCCCCATCCCCACTGGGGGATTCCCTCCTGGGAAGTCCACTATGTGGAGACCTGATGGAGGATCTTCGTGATATCTCCCAGTCTATAGGAGATGATGCTCTGGGGTTTGATTTTCCAGAGTACCAGAGCACTGGTTCGGGGTCCAACAGCTCTGTCGCACTGG AGACCTTGACCCCAGCCTCGAGTCCATCATCAGGAGTGTGCGGAGCAGCGGCTGGCCAAGATGAGAGCGGCAGCACCCTCAACCTCGAGTGCCGGGTGTGCTCTGACAAAGCTTCGGGCTTCCACTACGGGGTGCACGCATGCGAAGGCTGCAAG GGTTTCTTTAGGAGGACCATCAGGCTGAAGCTGGAGTATGATAAGTGTGAGCGGAACTGCAAAATCCAAAAGAAGAACCGAAACAAGTGCCAGTACTGCAGATTCCACAAGTGCCTCTCTGTGGGCATGTCCCACAACG CCATCCGGTTTGGTCGTATGCCCCAGGCAGAAAAACTGAAGCTGAAGGAGGAAAGCAAGATGGTTGAGAAAGATGTGGAAAGTCCCTTAATGTCTGACCACAAGTTTCTGGTCAGGCAGATCCATGATGCCTACATGAAGAACTTCAACATGAACAAGGCAAAAGCACGGCTCATACTCACTGGAAAAACTAGCAAGCCG CCTCTCATCATCCACGACATGGAGACGTTCCAGCTGGCGGAGAGAACGTTAGCGGTCCATATGACAAACAGCAACTATCCGGAGTCTGACAGCGTCCTCGGACAAGTGAGTCCGGCTGTGTCGTGCGGGGAGCTTCGGCAGAGGGAGGCCGAAGCCAGGCTCTTCCACTGCTGCCAGAGCACCTCAGTGGAGACTGTCACAGAGCTAACGGAATTTGCCAAGGCTATGCCGGGTTTCCAGAGTCTGGATTTGAATGATCAG gtgactcTCTTGAAGTACGGTGTTTACGAAGCCCTCTTCACACTCTTGGCCTCGTGCATGAACAAGGACGGCCTCCTGGTGGCCCGTGGTGGAGGCTTTATCACCCGTGAGTTCCTCAAGAGTCTCCGCCGACCATTCAGTGACATGATGGAGCCCAAATTCCAGTTTGCCACACGCTTCAACTCTCTGGAGCTGGACGACAGCGACCTAGCTCTTTTTGTGGCTGCTATTATCTGCTGTGGAG ATCGTCCAGGCCTGGTAGACGTACCTGTAGTAGAGCAGTTGCAGGAAAGCATTGTTCAGGCGCTGCGGCTCCACCTGCTGGCCAATCACCCAGATGACACCTTCCTTTTCCCCAGGCTGCTGCAGAAGTTGGCTGACCTCCGGGAGCTGGtcactgagcatgctcagctGGTGCAAGAAATCAAGACGACAGAGGATACTTCCCTGCACCCGCTGCTGCAAGAAATATACAGAGACATGTACTGA